Proteins found in one Colius striatus isolate bColStr4 unplaced genomic scaffold, bColStr4.1.hap1 scaffold_35, whole genome shotgun sequence genomic segment:
- the LOC133629248 gene encoding acrosin-like — protein MLPEEATLIALVERGFAQWLDYQPCPGWLRKSLQRRAHTTREGEAAETRSQGGNVPPQKEARPEAAAPQPRGSLLSCSHRPLRRDGSSSKAQLDSPLVPHTESPTPSIRNQRLCDISPGAEVLWAAASCGRQLKASSSGLLRVVGGTNAAPGTWPWIVSLQRPWGKRTKHFCGGSLINPQWVLTAAHCFDKFRKIAKWRVVIGTTKLSQLGPEAQVRRIKRLLRHEAYWQVTAENDIAVLELDQPIQCNEHVQLACLPQPDDVKLSELKNCQVAGWGSTVARSTEPEISDVLQEAKVHLIDTKLCNSSQWYTGAVHSYNLCAGYPQGGIDTCQGDSGGPLACQDSHADYYWVVGLTSWGKGCAREKQPGIYTSTQHFYNWILEHMGRHQEEAAAPPLSQPVSTSAPSQTPRPGATQPGSSTSCAFACRKALKFLSLLWGLLRFLMGKGA, from the exons ATGTTGCCAGAGGAAGCCACCTTAAT AGCGCtggtggaaagaggatttgctcAGTGGCTGGACTACCAGCCGTGTCCCGGATGGCTCCGCAAGTCTCTACAGAG ACGTGCTCACACCACCCGTGAGGGAGAGGCGGCAGAGACACGGAGCCAAGGTGGCAACGTCCCGCCCCAGAAGGAAGCCAGGCCAGAGGCAGCCGCCCCACAGCCCCGtggctccctcctgagctgcagccaccgtCCCCTGCGCAGAGATGGCTCCAGCAGCAAGGCCcaa CTGGACTCCCCCTTGGTGCCCCACACGGAATCCCCCACGCCCAGCATCCGTAACcagcggctctgtgacatcagccccggggccgaggtgctgtgggcagc GGCGAGCTGCGGGCGCCAGCTCAAGGCTTCTTCCTCTGGGCTGTTGCGCGTCGTGGGTGGCACAAATGCGGCTCCGGGGACCTGGCCCTGGATCGTCAGCCTCCAGCGCCCCTGGGGAAAACGCACcaagcatttctgtggagggtcCCTCATCAACCCACAGTGGGTGCTCACAGCAgcccactgctttgacaagttcag GAAAATCGCCAAGTGGCGCGTGGTGATCGGGACCACAAAGTTGTCTCAGCTGGGCCCCGAGGCCCAAGTGCGACGCATCAAGCGGCTGCTGCGTCACGAGGCCTACTGGCAGGTCACAGCTGAGAATGACATTGCTGTGCTGGAACTGGACCAGCCCATCCAGTGCAATGAGCACGTCCAGCTGGCCTGTTTGCCTCAACCCGATGACGTGAAGCTGTCGGAGCTGAAAAACTGCCAGGTGGCTGGTTGGGGATCCACAGTTGCACGAT ccacaGAACCAGAAATATCCgatgtgctgcaggaggccaaggttcACCTCATCGATACCAAGCtctgtaacagcagccagtggtacacaggggctgtgcacagctacaacctgtgtgccgggTACCCACAGGGTGGTATCGacacctgccag gGTGACAGTGGTGGTCCCCTCGCCTGCCAAGACAGCCACGCTGACTACTACTGGGTCGTTGGactgaccagctgggggaaaggctgtgcaagagaaaaacagccTGGCATCTACACCAGCACTCAGCACTTTTATAACTGGATCCTGGAGCACATGGGACGGCACcaagaagaggcagcagctcctccactgTCACAGCCTGTGTCCACCTCAGCCCCCTCTCAGACACCAAGGCCAGGTGCAACACAACCAGGCAGCTCCACGTCCTGTGCCTTTGCATGCCGGAAGGCGTTGAAGTTCCTCAGTTTGCTGTGGGGGCTCCTGCGGTTCCTGATGGGAAAAGGGGCTtga